The proteins below are encoded in one region of Salmo salar chromosome ssa02, Ssal_v3.1, whole genome shotgun sequence:
- the LOC106595986 gene encoding very-long-chain enoyl-CoA reductase: MKHYEVEILDAKTKDKLCFLDKVEPNATIGEIKCMFHKSHPQWYAARQSIRLDPKGKSLKDEDVLQHLPVGTTATFYFRDLGAQISWVTVFLTEYGGPLLLYLMFYFRVPFIYAPKYDFTTSKHWVVHLACMCHSFHYLKRLLETLFVHRFSHGTMPLRNIFKNCTYYWGFAAWMAYYINHPLYTPPTIYGEQQVRIALIIFLFCQVGNFSIHIALRNLRPPGSKTRKIPYPTKNPFTWIFLLVSCPNYTYELGSWFGFTLMTQCLPVAFFTAVGFIQMTVWAKGKHRSYLKEFRDYPPLRSPILPLRPLEENGDPPSIPNLHWTENPAPLTPPNILRRLSYTMLSRTEVSA; this comes from the exons GTTGAGCCAAATGCCACTATTGGGGAGATCAAGTGTATGTTCCACAAAAGCC ATCCTCAATGGTACGCAGCCAGACAGTCCATCCGCCTAGACCCAA agGGTAAGTCTCTAAAGGATGAGGATGTTCTGCAGCATCTTCCTGTGGGAACCACGGCAACCTTCTACTTCCGAGACCTGGGAGCTCAAATCAGCTGGGTCACC GTGTTTCTGACAGAGTATggtggtcctctcctcctctacctaatGTTCTACTTCCGTGTTCCCTTCATCTACGCCCCCAAATATGACTTCACCACCAGCAAGCACTGGGTCGTACA TCTAGCCTGTATGTGTCACTCCTTCCACTACCTGAAGAGACTCCTGGAGACCCTGTTTGTCCATCGCTTCTCCCACGGGACCATGCCGCTACGCAACATCTtcaag AACTGCACCTACTACTGGGGCTTTGCTGCCTGGATGGCCTACTATAttaaccaccctctatatacaccaccta CAATCTATGGTGAGCAGCAGGTCAGGATTGCCCTAATCATCTTTCTG ttctgtcaggttggtaACTTCTCCATCCATATCGCCCTGCGGAACCTCCGCCCACCAG GATCTAAGACCAGGAAGATCCCCTACCCCACTAAGAACCCCTTCACCTGGATCTTCCTGCTGGTCTCCTGTCCCAACTACACCTATGAG ctgggCTCGTGGTTTGGCTTCACCTTGATGACTCAGTGTCTGCCGGTGGCTTTCTTCACGGCGGTGGGCTTCATCCAGATGACGGTGTGGGCCAAGGGGAAGCACCGCAGCTACCTGAAAGAGTTCCGGGACTACCCTCCTCTTCGCTCGCCCATCCTCCCCCTTCGTCCTCTAGAGGAGAATGGAGACCCCCCCTCCATCCCAAACCTACACTGGACTGAGAACCCTGCCCCCTTGACCCCCCCAAACATTTTGAGGAGACTGTCTTATACTATGCTTTCCCGCACAGAAGTTTCTGCCTAA